A part of Gambusia affinis linkage group LG19, SWU_Gaff_1.0, whole genome shotgun sequence genomic DNA contains:
- the LOC122821431 gene encoding paralemmin-2-like, with protein sequence MAQRMSHEAGGQDGRSVLGMLAVQVERDPKTGATVIKSVAPISSPPGAPTSTTIFDDGRKSIHTVGSSVGEPSTEELGEILTVINDVGMTVLLDDVAVTLNKAEITTGNGERNKSQDQVLSFITPNGTSKEDFTQLDSSGYKREAERIKECASVSIPDKETKIATKDTAEILENIEGQSLEEDPVTLVFLGYTDASPEEDHNEEDYEGMLTAERVIITEDGEEHLVEPGTTASLQSPSASKREQETQKKSQDTTLQDVPLSDDDVEPETQREGSVGNDGRQKKCRCCSVM encoded by the coding sequence TCCTTGGGATGTTGGCTGTGCAGGTGGAGAGAGATCCAAAGACGGGTGCCACCGTCATCAAATCAGTGGCCCCCATCTCCTCACCTCCTGGTGCTCCGACATCTACAACCATCTTTGACGATGGGAGGAAGAGCATCCACACCGTTGGCAGTTCGGTAGGTGAACCTTCGACCGAAGAGCTTGGTGAGATATTGACCGTCATTAATGATGTCGGGATGACGGTGCTGCTGGATGATGTAGCAGTAACGCTAAACAAGGCAGAGATTACCACTGGGAatggagaaagaaacaaaagtcaagATCAAGTCCTGAGTTTCATCACTCCTAATGGCACATCAAAGGAAGACTTTACACAGTTGGACAGCTCTGGGTATAAAAGGGAAGCTGAGAGGATAAAAGAGTGTGCAAGTGTTAGCATCCCAGATAAAGAAACCAAGATCGCCACCAAAGACACTGCAGAAATTCTGGAGAACATAGAGGGTCAAAGCCTGGAGGAAGATCCAGTCACTCTTGTGTTCCTGGGTTACACTGACGCATCGCCTGAGGAGGATCACAATGAAGAGGACTACGAAGGTATGCTCACTGCAGAGCGGGTCATTATTACTGAGGACGGTGAAGAACACCTAGTGGAGCCAGGAACCACTGCTTCACTTCAATCGCCCTCGGCAAGCAAAAGAGAGCAAGAGACTCAGAAAAAGAGTCAAGACACGACCCTTCAGGATGTTCCACTGAGTGATGACGACGTAGAACCCGAAACTCAGAGAGAAGGCAGTGTTGGGAATGATGGCAGGCAGAAGAAATGTCGGTGTTGCTCTGTCATGTAG